One region of Cucurbita pepo subsp. pepo cultivar mu-cu-16 chromosome LG03, ASM280686v2, whole genome shotgun sequence genomic DNA includes:
- the LOC111791406 gene encoding MLP-like protein 43, with protein sequence MTLYRKLETDVEIKASAQKFHEIINRKPHHVSNASSDKIRSCELHEGEWGKVGTILYWHYVHDEKDCVAKSVTEDVDEENNSLTWNVVEGDHLKHNKSFKIKIQCIPKDKGSVIRFTLEYEKLHEKNPDSHSFLQLCVDIAKDIDAYLMGDNNEGSFITKA encoded by the exons ATGACTCTCTATAGAAAGTTGGAGACTGATGTAGAAATTAAGGCTTCAGCTCAAAAGTTTCATGAAATAATTAATCGAAAACCTCATCACGTATCCAACGCCTCTTCAGATAAAATACGAAGCTGCGAGTTACATGAAGGTGAATGGGGCAAAGTTGGCACTATCCTCTATTGGCACTATGTTCatg ATGAGAAGGATTGTGTGGCGAAGAGCGTAACCGAAGATGTCGATGAGGAGAACAATTCACTCACTTGGAATGTGGTTGAGGGAGACCATTTAAAGCACAACAAgagcttcaaaattaaaatccaatGTATCCCAAAGGATAAGGGAAGTGTGATTCGCTTTACTTTGGAATATGAAAAGCTGCATGAAAAAAATCCAGATTCACATAGTTTTCTGCAGCTTTGTGTTGATATTGCCAAAGACATTGATGCTTACCTCATGGGAGACAATAATG